A part of Fibrobacter sp. genomic DNA contains:
- a CDS encoding transglycosylase SLT domain-containing protein: MNLRNDSLEQQILTLYESSNSSKTRSQQIAIGANIIQSIRKTYSTKESVDLAKVLYDESEYSSAVDYAYLLAIVATESRFNPNAVSGAGAIGLGQLMPKTAEAMAKQAGMKYQSDLLVDPKYNIKLTVQYIAHLKKKFPSAAYTAAAYNGGPGGANKYIAWRDGKIGRESVHPQTVAYVDAVMEKFVYYSNKLK; encoded by the coding sequence ATGAATTTGCGCAATGATTCGCTTGAGCAGCAAATCCTGACCCTGTATGAATCCAGCAATTCAAGTAAGACAAGGTCACAGCAAATCGCCATCGGTGCGAACATTATCCAGAGTATCCGTAAGACATATTCGACAAAGGAGTCCGTTGATCTCGCCAAGGTGTTGTATGATGAATCTGAGTACAGTAGTGCGGTCGATTATGCATATCTGCTCGCTATAGTCGCTACAGAGTCTCGATTCAATCCGAATGCAGTATCTGGTGCCGGGGCTATCGGGCTTGGACAGCTGATGCCCAAGACTGCAGAGGCAATGGCGAAACAGGCTGGCATGAAATATCAATCAGATCTCCTTGTTGACCCGAAATACAATATCAAGCTGACCGTGCAATATATTGCGCACCTGAAAAAGAAGTTCCCGTCGGCCGCTTATACGGCAGCCGCATATAATGGTGGCCCGGGCGGCGCCAACAAGTACATTGCTTGGCGTGATGGCAAAATAGGCCGAGAATCCGTGCATCCCCAGACCGTCGCATATGTTGACGCTGTGATGGAAAAGTTTGTATATTATAGTAATAAGCTGAAGTGA
- the ligA gene encoding NAD-dependent DNA ligase LigA has translation MAITYGKYMTLCDTLTEWAKSYANGTPDVTDEVYDSCYREIKAYELENPDMILETSPTRHVIDGSNGGFRKVAHEVPMISITNANGIDEAVQWVQTVHDTYGVDEFELEYKLDGGGLALNYKDGVLYEAVTRGVDNVGDDITANAVRIQGVQKAIDVKGTFEVRGEVVWLYDDFEAYNEALFDAGKKQIANPRNGATGSMKLTDPYEVERRKLTFISYIVCRGSQSDTQSGDIEHLKNLGFNVPPSKVVTLEQFKEIAEQLRENRFNMPYAIDGIVIKVNQKSFHEKMGYTAKAPNFYKAYKFPPEEKATELIDIEQSIGMSGAITPVAIVKPVSLAMTTVQRCSLHNWDLVEYLGLHKGCHVVIRKAGEIIPELVRCVETGMSKEDYEVSIKRGSASKYPPIEGKEMYLRPQVCPFCGGQLSNAQNESGEKLVAWVCDNPDCNTQMVNKLVNFASRSVMNIRGLGESIIESLVDAGKVSKFDDIYRLTAEDVIGIGNLRAKGAGKLIAAIDASRKNYLHQLIEGFSVPGVGHQASPVIADCINHLGGLSAVCAMGDRMESILGEEAEVKGVSKLIVSRLCKWISSHTDTVMYFVDNGIAQSVKETTVTSAKLAGKVCIMTGVFTALERDKFKELVVANGGTICSGISKKTNIVLLGDNAGPKKVAAINDLKASGVHIDVYTPSTLQDFLKLME, from the coding sequence ATGGCTATTACATACGGCAAATACATGACACTTTGCGATACGTTGACCGAATGGGCAAAATCGTATGCCAACGGTACACCTGATGTTACCGATGAGGTGTATGATTCGTGTTACCGTGAAATCAAGGCGTATGAACTTGAAAATCCTGACATGATCCTTGAAACATCGCCGACACGCCATGTGATTGACGGCTCCAACGGTGGATTCCGGAAGGTCGCACATGAAGTTCCTATGATTTCGATTACCAATGCCAATGGCATTGATGAGGCTGTCCAGTGGGTTCAGACTGTCCATGACACGTATGGTGTCGATGAATTTGAACTGGAATACAAGCTGGATGGTGGTGGACTTGCCCTGAATTATAAGGATGGTGTTCTTTATGAAGCCGTCACCCGAGGTGTTGATAATGTCGGTGACGACATTACCGCCAATGCCGTGCGTATTCAGGGGGTTCAGAAGGCTATTGACGTCAAGGGTACATTTGAGGTGCGTGGCGAAGTTGTTTGGCTGTATGACGACTTTGAAGCGTATAACGAGGCTCTGTTTGATGCCGGGAAGAAGCAGATTGCGAATCCCCGCAATGGCGCCACTGGTTCAATGAAACTGACTGATCCGTACGAGGTGGAACGTCGTAAGCTTACGTTCATATCTTACATTGTATGCCGTGGTTCGCAGTCTGACACCCAGAGTGGTGACATTGAACATTTGAAGAATCTGGGTTTCAATGTTCCTCCTAGCAAGGTCGTGACGCTGGAGCAGTTCAAGGAAATTGCCGAACAACTCCGTGAAAACCGTTTTAATATGCCGTATGCTATCGACGGCATTGTGATCAAGGTAAACCAAAAGTCTTTCCATGAAAAGATGGGGTATACTGCCAAGGCGCCGAATTTCTATAAGGCTTACAAGTTCCCCCCGGAAGAAAAGGCTACCGAATTGATTGACATTGAGCAATCTATTGGTATGTCGGGCGCTATCACGCCGGTTGCCATTGTCAAGCCGGTGTCATTGGCCATGACGACGGTTCAGCGCTGTTCCCTGCATAATTGGGACCTTGTTGAATATCTTGGTTTGCATAAAGGTTGCCATGTGGTCATCCGTAAGGCTGGTGAAATTATTCCTGAACTGGTTCGCTGCGTTGAAACTGGAATGAGTAAGGAAGACTATGAAGTGTCTATTAAGCGTGGTTCGGCTTCCAAGTATCCGCCGATTGAAGGCAAGGAAATGTATCTCAGGCCTCAGGTATGCCCGTTCTGCGGGGGCCAGTTGAGCAATGCCCAGAATGAATCCGGTGAAAAGCTTGTCGCATGGGTGTGTGATAACCCGGACTGCAATACGCAGATGGTCAATAAGCTTGTAAATTTTGCTTCCAGAAGTGTCATGAATATCCGTGGGCTTGGAGAAAGCATCATTGAATCGCTGGTTGACGCTGGTAAGGTATCTAAGTTCGACGACATTTATCGTTTGACCGCTGAAGATGTGATTGGCATCGGTAATTTGCGAGCGAAGGGTGCTGGCAAGCTTATTGCTGCCATTGACGCCAGTAGAAAGAATTACCTGCATCAGCTGATCGAAGGATTCTCTGTCCCGGGCGTAGGCCATCAGGCTTCACCTGTAATTGCCGACTGCATTAATCATCTTGGTGGGTTGTCAGCAGTATGCGCTATGGGTGATCGTATGGAATCTATTCTTGGCGAAGAGGCTGAAGTCAAGGGTGTGTCTAAGCTTATCGTTTCTCGCCTGTGCAAGTGGATTTCTTCACATACCGATACTGTGATGTACTTTGTCGATAACGGCATCGCCCAAAGCGTCAAGGAAACTACTGTGACGAGTGCTAAGCTCGCTGGCAAGGTATGCATTATGACCGGGGTGTTCACTGCACTGGAACGTGATAAGTTCAAGGAACTTGTTGTGGCTAACGGCGGTACAATTTGCTCAGGTATTTCCAAGAAGACTAATATCGTGCTGCTTGGTGACAATGCCGGCCCAAAGAAGGTAGCTGCCATTAACGACCTGAAAGCATCCGGTGTTCATATTGATGTGTACACGCCGAGCACCCTTCAGGATTTCCTCAAACTCATGGAGTAA
- a CDS encoding nucleotidyltransferase domain-containing protein, with product MQMSISDLKERGLIIMEAIVGSVSYGLATTGSDVDRKGVYILPAKDRFGYEPQMIVSDEKNNNTYWELSKFIQLLNNANPGALELLYSPDDCIEVGEYWFRMIRSDHSFLTQKCQSTFAEYAKTQISKARGMNKKVFNPMPKARPQVLDFCYIIDTENGSVPFKNWLADQSITNQKWYAAASIDHAKNCYSLYRQDPNDGVGKTCPEHEWRWAYGVVRDESTACDLQLCSVPKGQAKCGTLFFNHDAYATECRRHTEYWDWVDKRNPERYASTISHGQGYDAKNMMHCIRLLMTARDIALLKTVVVDRKADRDYLLSIKNGNFTFDEVMDIGTKLIAEVADAFKKSDLPDCEFATLDDLSNYLYKLIVKSRTIDFFA from the coding sequence ATGCAAATGTCAATCAGTGATTTGAAGGAACGTGGCCTGATTATCATGGAGGCCATTGTAGGAAGCGTGTCATATGGTCTCGCAACGACCGGATCAGACGTGGATCGTAAGGGTGTCTATATATTGCCTGCTAAGGATCGATTTGGATACGAGCCCCAGATGATTGTGAGTGATGAGAAGAACAACAATACCTATTGGGAACTGAGTAAGTTCATCCAGTTGTTGAACAATGCCAATCCCGGTGCACTTGAGCTGCTTTATTCACCGGATGATTGCATCGAGGTTGGTGAATACTGGTTTCGCATGATCAGATCCGACCACTCTTTCCTTACGCAAAAATGCCAGTCGACGTTTGCTGAATATGCAAAGACGCAGATCAGCAAGGCAAGGGGTATGAATAAAAAGGTATTCAACCCGATGCCTAAGGCTCGTCCGCAGGTACTTGATTTTTGCTACATTATCGACACGGAAAATGGTTCCGTCCCGTTCAAGAATTGGCTTGCCGATCAGTCGATCACTAACCAGAAGTGGTATGCGGCTGCATCCATTGACCATGCGAAGAATTGCTATTCTTTGTACAGGCAGGATCCGAATGATGGCGTCGGCAAGACCTGTCCTGAACATGAATGGCGTTGGGCCTATGGTGTAGTTCGTGATGAATCGACGGCATGTGATCTGCAGTTGTGCTCTGTACCGAAGGGACAGGCCAAGTGTGGAACATTGTTCTTCAACCATGACGCCTATGCCACTGAATGCCGTAGGCACACCGAATATTGGGACTGGGTCGACAAGCGTAATCCTGAACGTTACGCAAGTACGATTTCCCATGGTCAGGGTTATGATGCCAAGAATATGATGCACTGTATCCGTTTGCTGATGACAGCCCGTGATATCGCATTGCTGAAAACTGTTGTTGTCGATCGCAAGGCTGACCGTGACTACCTCCTCAGTATCAAGAACGGAAACTTTACATTTGACGAGGTGATGGATATCGGCACCAAGCTGATTGCTGAAGTTGCTGATGCGTTTAAGAAGTCTGACCTTCCAGATTGCGAATTTGCGACTCTTGACGATCTTAGCAATTATCTGTATAAGCTGATCGTAAAGAGCAGAACCATTGATTTTTTCGCTTAG
- a CDS encoding dihydrofolate reductase, translated as MIISGIFARTKNGLIGVDNDIPWHISEDLKLFKDTTFGHAVAMGRKTWESLGSHPLPNRTNIVITRSDIEVPAGVAVVKSIFDAVKWCTDLNAEYPFTMVDELFYIGGANILKQCVDQKIIERWYITTIPVDMKVDTGTYFTYDPMSFYDGAALYVRNDVLSRINIPVKNNIVDHIDFEVFETPFLSEFVV; from the coding sequence ATGATTATAAGCGGTATTTTTGCTAGAACAAAGAACGGCCTGATCGGAGTTGACAATGATATTCCGTGGCATATCTCCGAAGACCTCAAGCTATTCAAAGATACTACATTTGGACATGCGGTCGCCATGGGTAGAAAGACTTGGGAGTCGCTAGGCAGCCATCCGTTACCGAATCGCACCAATATAGTGATTACACGTAGCGACATTGAAGTCCCGGCTGGGGTTGCCGTAGTAAAGTCTATATTTGATGCTGTAAAATGGTGCACTGACTTGAATGCCGAGTATCCATTTACCATGGTTGACGAACTGTTCTATATTGGCGGCGCTAATATTTTGAAGCAATGCGTCGACCAAAAAATTATTGAACGTTGGTACATTACTACGATCCCAGTAGACATGAAGGTGGATACCGGGACTTACTTTACCTATGATCCAATGTCGTTTTATGACGGGGCCGCACTATATGTCAGGAATGATGTATTATCTCGAATAAACATCCCTGTAAAAAATAATATTGTTGACCACATTGATTTTGAAGTATTTGAAACACCGTTTTTGAGTGAGTTTGTCGTATGA
- the thyA gene encoding thymidylate synthase gives MQSYLSILREVRNNGTLKSNRTGVDTYSISGAMFKHDMRDGFPLLTTKKMPPKSIFAELEMFIRGITDKSWLSSRGSKIWNEWCNPRKVAYATDDETKLKMANETDLGLIYGYQWSSFHGTRASVIEVSPRIVDKESDTYVCSHQAEDTYRPTVYGIGYVGDVDAVTKFNDTYGVKLLKRMRRVWANMIGRCYNMACDSYPLYGGNGVFVEKRWHDFSLFLRDVVTLNGWCDVLRSPSNFDIGKDYYGSNCYSRNTCVWLSHGDIALYAKCSGCIRVYDQSDRLIGEYLNSSEAEYFLQLGRGVIANAVKKNRKTKCGYRVETVSDGKLYRHPVPVNQLADAVNKLSENPTDRRMIVMAWNPSQLDQMALPPCHFGFHLLSDGEYLDLCWFQRSVDTFLGLPFNIASYGMLLTLIAKQTGLKARYLIGHLDDVHIYKNHMDVVDEQLSRTPSTLPEIEITNVGDDWSIFDWHYNDFELKGYVCQGKLSAPVAV, from the coding sequence ATGCAGTCCTATTTGTCGATTTTGCGTGAAGTGAGGAATAATGGTACGCTCAAGTCCAACCGAACTGGGGTGGATACCTATTCTATTTCTGGTGCCATGTTTAAGCATGACATGCGAGACGGGTTCCCTTTGCTGACTACCAAGAAGATGCCGCCAAAGAGTATCTTTGCTGAACTGGAAATGTTCATCAGGGGTATTACCGATAAGTCATGGCTTTCTAGTAGAGGATCAAAAATTTGGAATGAATGGTGCAACCCACGTAAAGTTGCCTATGCGACTGATGATGAAACTAAGTTAAAAATGGCCAATGAAACCGATCTGGGCTTGATATACGGGTATCAATGGTCTAGTTTCCACGGAACTCGTGCATCGGTAATCGAAGTGTCCCCACGAATAGTGGACAAGGAGTCCGATACGTATGTTTGTAGCCATCAGGCCGAGGACACATATCGTCCTACTGTCTATGGAATTGGCTATGTAGGAGACGTAGACGCCGTTACTAAGTTCAACGATACGTATGGGGTTAAGCTGTTGAAGCGTATGCGACGAGTATGGGCGAACATGATCGGACGCTGCTATAATATGGCGTGCGATTCATATCCTCTATATGGTGGCAATGGCGTCTTTGTCGAAAAACGTTGGCATGATTTCTCGCTATTTTTGCGTGATGTAGTTACACTAAACGGGTGGTGCGATGTTTTGAGATCGCCATCAAATTTTGACATCGGCAAGGATTATTATGGATCCAATTGCTATTCAAGAAATACATGCGTTTGGTTGAGCCATGGCGATATTGCGTTGTATGCGAAGTGCAGCGGCTGCATTCGTGTTTACGATCAGAGTGATAGGCTGATTGGCGAATACTTGAATAGTTCTGAAGCAGAATATTTCCTGCAGTTGGGACGTGGGGTTATTGCTAACGCCGTTAAAAAGAATCGTAAGACAAAATGCGGGTATCGTGTTGAAACTGTATCTGACGGAAAATTGTATAGACATCCTGTGCCGGTGAACCAGCTCGCAGATGCCGTGAACAAATTGTCTGAAAATCCTACCGACCGTCGTATGATCGTGATGGCGTGGAATCCGAGCCAGCTAGACCAGATGGCCTTGCCTCCGTGTCATTTCGGCTTTCACCTTCTGTCTGACGGCGAATATCTTGACCTGTGCTGGTTCCAGCGTAGTGTAGATACATTTCTTGGGCTTCCGTTCAATATCGCATCGTATGGTATGCTACTGACTCTAATCGCCAAGCAGACCGGGTTGAAGGCTAGATATCTTATCGGCCATCTTGATGATGTCCATATTTACAAGAACCACATGGACGTAGTAGATGAGCAGTTGTCCCGTACTCCGTCAACCCTGCCTGAAATCGAGATTACGAATGTAGGCGATGACTGGTCTATATTTGATTGGCATTACAATGATTTCGAATTGAAGGGGTATGTATGTCAAGGAAAACTTTCAGCTCCGGTGGCGGTATAA